In one window of Arachis ipaensis cultivar K30076 chromosome B06, Araip1.1, whole genome shotgun sequence DNA:
- the LOC107647786 gene encoding LEAF RUST 10 DISEASE-RESISTANCE LOCUS RECEPTOR-LIKE PROTEIN KINASE-like 2.2, translated as MNQSITMKRDSLFHYLLLITNVASAAMDANTTCAPSSCGKVTDIRYPFRLKDDPQNCGDRRFELACENNTAVLPLFPGKNYHVQSINYNNFTIRLVDPGISEDDCSTLPHYSMSSHNLSETVQYELIFQRRVTYVGNGGSITLSERMVFLKCRNPVRDDPQYVDTSPCIKNNVYAIIGGLSVIELRDDCHVKLVAATSSFPDPRARWPYYDDSLSCNKNCSYAEIHRMLSYGFELSWVPGVCEHFCGLTDNPCAVNETAPGSLVCSLVVNDTCVTPLLYKECGKVSKLQFIAEGFRKVVGKDSGGESFNKEDVLAIIKAGVFTGVFMVPFMVVKYVLSLILFFLVLIYYTCQRRHASIYENIEEFLQGNDLIPIRYSYKEIKKMTEDFKEKLGEGGFGSVYKGKLRSGPFVAIKMLGKAKGNGQDFISEVATIGRIHHANVVRLIGFCVKGSKRALVYEFMPNGSLDKFIFSKVDSVSLTYQKLFEISLGVARGIAYLHEGCDMQILHFDIKPHNILLDENFIPKVSDFGLAKLNPLDNSIVSLTAARGTIGYMAPELFYKNIGAVSYKADVYSFGMLLMEMASQRRNSNPKAEHSSQFYFPFWIYDQLAQKSDEIELEILMHEETSELAKKMFTTALWCIQLKPSDRPSMNKVVEMLEGDAASIEMPPKPSYYPNDIIQRDSEINSGETTSNNSSGSSSFEEEIATNPLLKFSE; from the exons ATGAATCAATCAATCACCATGAAAAGAGACTCACTCTTTCACTACTTGCTCCTAATTACCAATGTTGCCTCCGCCGCCATGGATGCTAACACAACATGTGCCCCATCTTCGTGCGGCAAAGTCACCGACATAAGGTATCCTTTCCGGCTGAAGGATGACCCACAAAACTGTGGCGATCGGAGGTTTGAGTTGGCTTGCGAGAATAACACCGCCGTGTTACCTCTGTTCCCGGGGAAAAACTACCATGTTCAATCAATAAACTACAATAATTTCACAATCCGACTCGTAGATCCCGGGATCTCAGAGGATGATTGTTCCACTCTTCCTCACTATTCCATGTCCAGTCACAACTTGAGCGAAACGGTACAATATGAACTGATATTTCAACGACGAGTGACTTATGTTGGTAATGGCGGTTCTATAACATTATCTGAGCGCATGGTTTTCTTGAAGTGCAGAAATCCGGTGAGGGACGATCCACAATACGTGGACACTTCCCCTTGCATTAAGAATAATGTTTATGCTATTATTGGAGGGTTGTCAGTGATTGAATTAAGAGATGATTGCCATGTGAAGCTGGTTGCTGCCACATCATCCTTTCCTGATCCACGGGCGAGATGGCCGTACTACGATGACTCATTGAGCTGCAACAAAAACTGTTCATACGCCGAGATTCATAGGATGCTGAGTTATGGATTTGAGCTTTCGTGGGTTCCGGGAGTTTGTGAACATTTCTGTGGACTCACGGACAATCCTTGCGCAGTCAACGAAACCGCTCCAGGTAGTCTCGTATGTTCGTTGGTGGTCAACGATACCTGTGTCACACCACTTCTGTATAAAGAATGTG GAAAGGTGTCCAAGCTCCAATTTATCGCAGAAG GATTTCGAAAAGTAGTAGGAAAAGATAGTGGCGGCGAGTCCTTCAATAAAGAGGATGTATTAGCTATCATTAAGGCAGGAGTATTCACGGGAGTGTTTATGGTGCCATTCATGGTGGTCAAATACGTATTGAGTCTCATACTTTTTTTCTTAGTGTTGATCTACTACACATGCCAAAGAAGACATGCATCAATTTATGAAAACATTGAGGAATTTTTACAAGGGAATGATCTCATTCCAATAAGGTATTCGTATAAAGAGATAAAGAAGATGACAGAAGATTTTAAGGAAAAGTTGGGAGAAGGAGGATTCGGCTCAGTGTATAAGGGAAAGCTACGAAGTGGACCTTTTGTAGCCATAAAAATGTTGGGTAAAGCCAAAGGTAATGGTCAAGATTTCATCAGTGAAGTTGCTACAATTGGTAGAATACATCATGCCAATGTGGTAAGGTTGATTGGATTTTGTGTAAAAGGTTCAAAACGCGCTCTTGTATATGAATTTATGCCGAATGGTTCTCTAGATAAGTTTATCTTCTCCAAAGTGGATAGTGTATCATTGACATACCAGAAACTTTTTGAAATATCTCTTGGTGTGGCTCGTGGTATAGCTTATCTGCACGAAGGTTGTGACATGCAAATTTTGCATTTTGATATCAAGCCTCATAACATTCTTCTTGATGAGAACTTCATTCCTAAGGTGTCAGACTTTGGTCTTGCAAAGCTTAACCCTCTTGATAACAGTATTGTATCTTTGACAGCAGCAAGAGGAACAATTGGTTACATGGCTCCGGAATTGTTCTACAAAAATATTGGAGCAGTATCTTACAAGGCTGATGTCTATAGCTTTGGAATGCTTTTGATGGAAATGGCAAGTCAAAGAAGAAACTCGAATCCAAAAGCAGAGCATTCAAGCCAATTTTACTTTCCATTTTGGATATACGATCAATTGGCTCAAAAAAGTGATGAGATAGAGTTGGAAATTTTGATGCATGAAGAAACGAGCGAACTAGCAAAAAAGATGTTTACAACTGCACTGTGGTGTATACAATTGAAGCCAAGTGATCGCCCTTCAATGAATAAAGTAGTGGAAATGTTAGAAGGGGATGCTGCAAGTATTGAAATGCCTCCAAAGCCTTCCTATTATCCAAATGATATTATTCAGAGAGATTCTGAGATTAACTCAGGAGAAACTACTTCAAACAATTCTTCTGGCTCTTCAAGTTTTGAGGAGGAAATTGCAACTAACCCTCTGTTGAAGTTTTCTGAATGA
- the LOC107647788 gene encoding rust resistance kinase Lr10-like, which yields MVPYMVVKYILGRLILFFVMLIYTCQRKHASIYENIEEFLQGSNLIPIRYSYKEIKKMTRDFKEKLGEGGFGSVYKGKLPSGPFVAIKMLGKAKANGQEFISEVATIGRIHHANVVRLIGFCVEGSKRALVYEFMPNGSLDKFIFSKVDSVSLTCQELFEISLGVARGIAYLHEGCDMQILHFDIKPHNILLDENFIPKVSDFGLAKLNPLDNSIVTLTAARGTIGYMAPELFYQNIGAVSYKADVYSFGMLLMEMASQRRNSNPNAEHSSQFYFPFWIYNQLTQKNDEIEMEILMHEETSEVAKKMFLTALWCIQLKPSDRPSMNQVVKMLEGNAASIEMPPRPSYYPNDTIHKDSEINSGVTISNDSSSCSGFEEELTTNPM from the coding sequence ATGGTGCCATACATGGTCGTCAAATACATATTGGGTCGTCTCATACTTTTCTTTGTAATGCTGATCTATACATGCCAAAGAAAACATGCATCAATTTATGAAAACATTGAGGAATTTTTGCAAGGGAGCAATCTCATTCCAATAAGGTATTCAtataaagagataaagaaaatgACAAGAGATTTTAAAGAGAAGTTGGGAGAAGGAGGATTCGGTTCCGTGTACAAGGGAAAGCTACCAAGTGGACCTTTTGTAGCCATAAAAATGTTGGGTAAAGCTAAGGCTAATGGTCAAGAATTCATCAGTGAAGTTGCTACAATTGGTAGAATACATCATGCCAATGTAGTAAGGTTGATTGGATTTTGTGTTGAGGGTTCAAAACGTGCTCTTGTATACGAATTTATGCCCAATGGTTCTCTAGATAAGTTTATTTTCTCCAAAGTGGATAGTGTATCATTGACTTGCCAGGAACTTTTTGAAATATCTCTTGGAGTGGCTCGTGGCATAGCTTATCTGCATGAAGGTTGTGACATGCAAATTTTGCATTTTGATATCAAGCCTCACAATATTCTTCTTGACGAAAACTTCATTCCTAAGGTCTCAGACTTTGGTCTTGCAAAGCTTAATCCTCTTGATAATAGTATTGTAACTTTGACAGCAGCACGAGGAACAATTGGTTACATGGCTCCAGAATTGTTCTACCAAAATATTGGAGCAGTATCTTATAAAGCCGATGTCTATAGCTTTGGAATGCTTTTGATGGAGATGGCAAGTCAAAGAAGAAACTCCAACCCAAATGCAGAGCATTCAAGTCAATTTTACTTTCCATTTTGGATATACAATCAATTGACTCAGAAAAATGATGAAATAGAGATGGAAATTttaatgcatgaagaaacaagcgAAGTAGCAAAAAAGATGTTCTTAACTGCACTATGGTGTATACAATTGAAGCCAAGTGATCGTCCTTCAATGAACCAAGTGGTGAAAATGTTAGAAGGGAATGCTGCAAGCATTGAAATGCCTCCAAGACCTTCATATTATCCAAATGATACGATTCACAAAGATTCTGAGATTAATTCAGGAGTAACTATTTCAAATGATTCTTCTAGTTGTTCAGGTTTTGAGGAGGAACTTACAACCAATCCTATGTGA
- the LOC107605703 gene encoding uncharacterized protein LOC107605703 yields the protein MKAKLSSLQVDMTVSSLLYIAATASAAALTMLIYKGRRKSLLQAPHKGDFSTVGPQSEPEPECKPCGKILFFSRIGTSKALAQHLRYMLASNGVTLELVDTVDYEPEDLPKENLVLVIASTAEHWNRSPAPEDFAEWLKEKARNFEGEVFVVKACTFSAFGVVGRVSEDGKNLMAKAANHIRDLGHATQLNPDFDFDNWWQRAVGVLKGAVLEDTVAVGKCHQSEPERFYVFVENVEDVGSSTTFTHKMLTVTEADLMKNGCVDLEEAGPVTPLAKGIKIDSSLSNSSLSKSLEFCSVGGVLYFVPGRLMGGIPKDYGVIMDLHYPKKFWCLKYDGSTWIWKLLGNTFISRNRALVVPYDGKLLIFGGGWIEIYDPKSDYWDRREVPYNAFIQGSMDPESYFLWEDKSTKHHKTLIFLYRFSRLGGRSIVSYDVEANRWKPIECQFPKIRRNVLCPTTLVLLGSSDYLLVVEELASNWYVYDLSRRMVMADLHIDGLDDTWRVLHVFCCHHNQKEKESLIYMFMQQNESGLHDLVHYARVKLKTGGLFSVKVESKGYFKAGPYTKLYMFAVGDEDIEGKNAA from the exons ATGAAAGCTAAGTTATCTTCGTTACAGGTGGATATGACGGTATCCTCTCTCTTATACATCGCGGCCACCGCCTCAGCCGCTGCCCTAACCATGTTAATATACAAGGGTCGCCGCAAGAGCCTCCTTCAAGCACCCCACAAAGGAGACTTTTCAACGGTCGGTCCACAATCCGAACCCGAACCCGAATGCAAACCATGTGGCAAGATCCTATTCTTTTCCCGAATCGGAACGTCAAAAGCTCTGGCGCAGCACCTCCGCTATATGTTAGCCTCAAACGGTGTTACTTTAGAGCTCGTAGATACGGTTGATTACGAGCCCGAAGACCTACCTAAGGAGAACCTCGTCCTCGTCATTGCTTCAACTGCGGAACATTGGAACCGATCTCCGGCACCAGAGGACTTCGCCGAGTGGCTGAAGGAGAAAGCGAGGAACTTTGAGGGTGAAGTGTTTGTTGTGAAGGCTTGCACTTTCAGTGCGTTTGGTGTGGTCGGTAGGGTTTCCGAAGATGGCAAGAATTTGATGGCTAAGGCCGCCAATCACATTAGGGATTTGGGTCACGCTACTCAATTGAACcctgattttgattttgacaacTGGTGGCAAAGGGCTGTTGGGGTTTTGAAAGGTGCGGTTTTGGAAGATACAGTTGCTGTTGGCAAGTGCCACCAATCTGAACCTGAGCGCTTTTATGTTTTTGTGGAAAATGTTGAGGATGTGGGTTCTTCTACTACCTTCACCCACAAGATGTTAACTGTCACTGAAGCGGACTTGATGAAGAATGGCTGTGTTGATCTTGAAGAAGCAGGTCCTGTTACTCCTCTTGCCAAAGGTATAAAAATTGATTCCTCGCTATCAAATTCCTCGCTATCAAAGTCCCTAGAATTCTGTTCCGTTGGTGGTGTCTTGTACTTCGTCCCTGGTAGGTTGATGGGTGGTATTCCAAAAGATTATGGGGTGATCATGGACCTACATTACCCCAAAAAATTCTGGTGCCTCAAATACGATGGTTCTACTTGGATTTGGAAATTATTGGGTAACACGTTCATCAGTCGTAATAGAGCTTTAGTAGTCCCCTATGATGGCAAGTTGTTAATCTTTGGGGGTGGTTGGATTGAGATTTATGACCCAAAATCAGATTACTGGGATAGAAGGGAAGTACCTTATAACGCCTTCATTCAAGGTTCTATGGATCCTGAATCTTACTTTTTGTGGGAGGACAAGAGCACCAAGCATCATAAGACCCTCATTTTCTTGTATCGTTTTAGTAGGTTGGGAGGACGATCGATTGTGTCATATGATGTTGAAGCAAACAGATGGAAACCCATTGAGTGCCAATTTCCGAAAATTCGTCGTAATGTGTTGTGTCCTACAACACTTGTTCTTTTGGGATCTAGTGATTATCTCCTAGTTGTTGAGGAGCTAGCCTCTAATTGGTATGTGTACGACTTGTCTAGGAGGATGGTTATGGCAGATCTGCATATAGATGGTCTGGACGATACTTGGCGGGTGTTGCATGTTTTCTGTTGTCATCACAaccagaaagaaaaagaaagtctgATTTATATGTTCATGCAACAGAATGAATCTGGGCTTCATGACCTTGTTCATTATGCCAGAGTGAAGCTCAAAACGGGTGGTCTTTTTTCTGTCAAGGTTGAATCCAAGGGTTATTTTAAAGCTGGTCCCTATACCAAACTCTATAT GTTTGCTGTTGGAGACGAAGACATTGAAGGGAAGAATGCAGCTTAG
- the LOC110263868 gene encoding uncharacterized protein LOC110263868, translating to MKTGSLFHYLLLITTVASAAGDANRTCAPSSCGKVTNISHPFRLKDDPQNCGDERYELACENNIAVLALFPGKNYHVESINYNNFTIRLVDPGISEDDCSTLPHYSITGSYLWNNEDESRPYEGSQDRQTDFRNGSTRVETVELFYNVVFLECRNPVRDDPRYVDTASCIKQGHHVYAVVGGLTVVELRDGCHVKLVAAYSSSFLAPPSWPYQLSCNQNYSYAEIHRMLSYGFELSWVPGACQYKCGLKRSYCAIDQTAQSSLICLRDSCYTPLFGKECRKNL from the coding sequence ATGAAAACAGGCTCACTCTTCCACTACTTGCTCTTAATTACCACTGTTGCCTCCGCCGCCGGGGATGCTAACAGAACATGTGCCCCATCTTCGTGCGGCAAAGTCACCAACATAAGTCATCCTTTCCGGCTGAAGGATGACCCACAAAATTGTGGCGATGAGAGGTATGAGTTGGCTTGCGAGAATAACATCGCCGTGCTAGCTTTGTTCCCGGGGAAGAACTACCATGTTGAATCAATAAACTACAATAACTTCACAATCCGACTCGTAGATCCCGGCATCTCAGAAGATGATTGCTCCACCCTTCCTCACTATTCCATAACCGGATCCTATTTGTGGAATAATGAAGATGAAAGCAGACCATATGAAGGCAGTCAAGACCGACAGACTGATTTTCGTAATGGCTCCACACGAGTCGAAACTGTAGAATTATTCTATAACGTGGTTTTCTTGGAGTGCAGAAATCCGGTGAGGGACGATCCACGATATGTGGACACTGCCTCTTGCATTAAACAAGGCCATCATGTTTATGCCGTTGTTGGAGGGTTGACGGTGGTTGAATTAAGAGATGGTTGCCATGTGAAGCTGGTTGCTGCCTACTCATCATCCTTTCTTGCTCCACCGAGTTGGCCATATCAATTGAGCTGCAACCAAAACTATTCATACGCTGAGATTCATAGGATGCTCAGTTATGGATTTGAGCTTTCGTGGGTACCTGGTGCTTGTCAATATAAGTGTGGACTGAAGCGGAGTTATTGCGCAATCGACCAAACCGCTCAAAGTAGTCTCATATGTTTGCGGGATTCCTGTTACACACCACTTTTTGGGAAAGAATGTCGTAAGAATCTATAA
- the LOC107647787 gene encoding rust resistance kinase Lr10-like, protein MKIWALLLLLLLDLNVGNCAVQCPVRLYCKENKTSILELPAHPSSVKFAVRRINYTSNSLEIYDPKHCLPQLFLALNYSSFDPFPFSLDEKPSNVTFFNCSSRCPIRAAGDDDDIIDSNLMSCTKLVRQVMPLPANVLLYSSIQLVWKRSFHSGDGCFVPCRDSVLETPTNERKPKTGKKYESIILPIAGAALLVSILAALYYMHRYYRNKGEDQQRVQTFLKDYEAFKPTRFSYADIKRITKQFKDKLGEGAHGAVYKGKLSNQILVAVKILNNTQGDGKEFINEVGTMAKIHHVNVVRLLGYCADGSHRALVYHFFLNGNLQSFIASSSDNETFLGWNKMHQIAIGIAKGIEYLHQGCDQRILHFDINPYNVLLDQSFTPKISDFGLAKLCSKNRSTVSMTAARGTLGYMAPEVFSRNFGNVSYKSDIYSYGMLLLEMVGGRKNTNENQETFQVLYPNWMHNLLEGDDTYIPIDDEGDFRIAKKLAIVGLWCIQWHPVHRPSMKSVVQMLEGEEDKLKVPPNPFESAAESSSSANNPARCMNLELEVIPETE, encoded by the coding sequence ATGAAGATTTGGGCATTGCTTCTGCTACTGCTGCTAGATCTGAATGTTGGAAATTGCGCGGTTCAATGTCCGGTCCGTTTGTACTGTAAAGAAAACAAAACCAGTATTCTTGAGCTGCCTGCCCATCCTTCTTCAGTGAAATTCGCCGTCCGTCGCATTAATTACACATCAAATTCTTTAGAAATTTATGATCCCAAACACTGCCTTCCACAACTCTTTCTCGCACTCAATTACTCATCATTTGAtcctttcccattttctcttgatgAAAAGCCCAGCAACGTTActttctttaattgttcttcAAGATGCCCGATTCGTGCGGCTGGTGATGACGATGATATTATCGACTCAAACTTGATGTCCTGCACAAAACTGGTTCGTCAGGTTATGCCATTACCCGCAAATGTGCTACTGTATTCTTCAATCCAATTGGTATGGAAGAGAAGTTTCCATAGTGGCGATGGATGCTTTGTCCCTTGCAGAGACTCTGTTTTGGAGACTCCTACTAATGAACGCAAGCCTAAAACAGGGAAGAAGTATGAATCCATTATTTTACCCATTGCAGGTGCAGCTCTCCTTGTGTCAATACTCGCTGCCTTGTATTATATGCATCGCTATTACAGAAACAAAGGGGAAGATCAACAAAGAGTTCAAACTTTCTTGAAGGACTACGAGGCATTCAAACCAACCAGATTCTCTTATGCTGATATCAAGAGAATCACTAAGCAATTCAAGGACAAGTTAGGTGAAGGAGCTCATGGAGCTGTCTATAAAGGTAAATTGTCCAATCAAATTCTCGTTGCCGTCAAGATCCTCAATAACACACAAGGAGACGGAAAAGAGTTCATAAATGAAGTGGGAACAATGGCCAAAATCCACCACGTCAATGTGGTTCGCTTGCTGGGCTATTGTGCTGATGGATCTCACCGAGCTTTAGTTTATCACTTCTTCCTCAATGGTAATCTCCAGAGCTTCATTGCTTCGTCCAGCGACAACGAAACCTTTCTCGGATGGAACAAGATGCATCAGATTGCTATTGGCATAGCTAAAGGGATTGAATATCTTCATCAAGGCTGTGATCAAAGAATTCTGCATTTTGATATTAATCCTTACAATGTCTTGTTAGATCAAAGTTTCACTCCTAAAATTTCAGATTTCGGATTGGCTAAGTTGTGCTCAAAGAATCGAAGTACAGTATCCATGACTGCAGCAAGGGGAACGTTAGGATACATGGCGCCGGAAGTTTTCTCTAGAAACTTCGGGAATGTATCTTATAAATCCGATATCTACAGTTATGGGATGTTATTACTTGAGATGGTTGGAGGAAGAAAAAACACAAACGAGAATCAAGAAACATTTCAAGTTCTATATCCCAATTGGATGCACAATTTGCTCGAAGGAGATGACACATATATTCCAATTGACGATGAAGGAGATTTCAGAATTGCAAAGAAACTAGCAATAGTAGGACTATGGTGCATCCAGTGGCACCCGGTACACCGTCCCTCCATGAAAAGTGTAGTTCAAATGCTTGAAGGAGAGGAAGACAAGTTGAAAGTGCCGCCAAATCCTTTTGAATCTGCCGCTGAGAGTAGTTCAAGTGCAAATAATCCAGCAAGATGTATGAATTTGGAATTGGAAGTGATTCCAGAAACAGAATAA